A single region of the Streptococcus sanguinis genome encodes:
- a CDS encoding MerR family transcriptional regulator, with protein sequence MKKILRIGEFSQINQISIQTLRFYDQIGLLKPYKVDPETNYRYYHINQSSLVDSIQYLRQLNFSLEGIKEILSDKDHFQLHQLIEERYQRLLEEKENLEKQIQEIEIFRSGARIYGEKQSEQELEILTFPERQLLTFEIDQNIYQMKSEEYELALRYFKQEILRYSPFFTHFSRVGSIMKQEDFQKERWISKQLCLFHHTPNELPHLNRMLLPAGNYAVAYCSSFANELKALPHFHQALTQAGYTPVGDYICEVIHEQPQIQEQHRDMFIRMQVQIEN encoded by the coding sequence ATGAAAAAAATTTTGCGTATCGGAGAGTTTTCCCAAATAAATCAGATTTCCATCCAAACTCTAAGATTCTATGACCAAATCGGTCTTTTAAAACCCTATAAAGTCGATCCAGAAACCAACTATCGCTACTACCACATCAATCAATCTTCTCTGGTTGACTCCATTCAGTACCTGCGTCAACTGAATTTTTCTCTAGAAGGCATCAAAGAAATCCTATCTGACAAAGACCATTTTCAACTGCACCAGCTTATCGAGGAACGCTATCAGCGCCTTCTAGAGGAAAAAGAGAATTTAGAAAAACAAATCCAAGAAATCGAAATCTTTCGGTCTGGTGCCCGTATCTATGGCGAAAAACAGAGCGAGCAAGAACTGGAAATCCTAACTTTTCCTGAACGGCAGCTGCTTACTTTTGAAATCGATCAAAATATTTATCAAATGAAAAGTGAGGAATACGAACTTGCTCTCCGCTACTTCAAGCAAGAAATCCTGCGTTACAGTCCTTTTTTCACTCATTTCAGCCGTGTTGGCTCCATTATGAAACAAGAAGATTTCCAAAAAGAAAGATGGATTTCCAAACAACTATGTCTCTTCCATCATACTCCCAATGAACTCCCTCACTTAAATCGAATGTTGCTGCCGGCAGGAAATTATGCTGTTGCTTACTGCTCTTCCTTTGCAAATGAACTTAAAGCTCTGCCGCATTTTCACCAAGCTCTGACCCAAGCTGGATATACTCCTGTGGGCGATTATATCTGCGAGGTCATTCATGAACAACCACAAATCCAGGAACAGCACCGCGATATGTTCATCCGGATGCAAGTTCAGATAGAGAATTAA
- a CDS encoding GH32 C-terminal domain-containing protein, with product MKNHQEKVCKNWFMRKSGKRWVFGCALLAFGAFLLDGGGVVYADEGKANPAPTQVLQAASSAVSEPESGQTAAPTRNADKTENLVAGEIAATAATEAGNLDAAVESANQKTDKENQVTANAKETKQEEDEQPAAKEVASEKLPAAEIVDKQSGFNTNLAEAKGDKNGVWEVREQGLYSDARGKGDSFLYSQSQGKDFVYSTDVTFLSKEGAAALIFRSNNNPDDKSSYAVNIDGGSNNVKFWRWQGGRDYQFINEKHIEPTDDNKYRLKVVSIGSWVSYYVNDILVANSGDYTLQRDDKGQNTYLSEGYFGLLNWNSELLFQNTFYKEITPQSNPKLEDIRVTSSVGKVEQKGQFTAPITIQYVKHDAESVDLTVVAKNPAAKVSVTDAAGRVYSDLKNIPLAMGANYLTVTSTVTDADGQEVSLTYRLNVHRRQADEVYYNELYRGQYHYSVKDGWANDPNGLVYYKGVYHFFYQFYDDTKWGPMHWGHATSKDLIHWEEQPIAFYPDANGAMFSGSIVADTTNSSGLFDNDQGGLVALITADGNGQRIKLAYSKDEGRTWTKLDQIAADWTDDPLQSQDFRDPKVFRWEGKWFMVVAGGPLRIYSSDNLRNWKVESTYADLHTECPDLYPLLADDGSLKWVLSRGGRSYKVGDFRQVEGKWTFVPDAEFAQADQIMNFGKDSYAAMTYYVQDFGSKANPTLPDIIESNWMNTWEDYCNLVADTVGQKFNGTFNLNLKLGLIKQDGSYRLTQTPIAAYQSLRQEDKAVLYKDVEVSEKNGLLKDFSGDQYEIVSTFRPSETTKKIGFNLRVGDGEVTRVTYDLEKETLSIDRSRSGILLSNKFAQVDSQSVKRNADGSIDLHLYVDRSSLEVFAKGYTVAGANQIFPAPNSLAASVFVEGGAAKADIALYPLKGIWEDKQAVTKPLELVQASPVTNNIYVGDTLDLKAYVMPASVSQAVSWSVDQPDLVSVTEDGNKLRVTALQRGVVKVTATSKENPSLSKVFTINISRNDFKTNVPDLKAVSGKWYVDGESLYNQNTSANDYYMGGQKIPFSEYNLDVDLKYQKGLINIFYASENVDPRNAYSIQFGDNDKIRLYRFMGETIAESSMNGKHLNDGQFHHVKLVKTKNGVSVSVDGVEYLNHQFDTVEPYYNDAYVGLGLWDGDLEARNFFVTNLHAPAVNKASLQKVVDSTASLDPSFYTDETVQAYQSALTLAQSLLADEKAEQADLDRAEQDLKTALAALAVKPSHQVTPEEGIKDLVEEKPFLEIVMEEIAYQTREQENPELERGERRILVAGQKGQKRVFVEVLNGQRSVLGQEVLSLAVDELVEVGSKVVAESAKQPLTRTQPQALKQGEEGKVIPSPRLQPNSDSALPKTGTQEDKFLPLAGLAFLGMGLLAGRKKQED from the coding sequence ATGAAAAATCATCAGGAAAAAGTGTGTAAAAATTGGTTTATGAGAAAAAGCGGAAAGCGTTGGGTTTTTGGGTGTGCCCTGCTGGCTTTTGGAGCTTTCTTGTTAGATGGCGGTGGAGTGGTTTATGCAGATGAGGGTAAGGCTAATCCAGCTCCTACTCAGGTCTTGCAGGCTGCTTCATCAGCTGTCTCGGAGCCTGAGAGCGGGCAAACAGCTGCTCCTACAAGGAATGCTGATAAGACAGAGAACCTTGTAGCTGGGGAGATTGCTGCAACTGCAGCGACGGAAGCAGGTAATCTGGATGCAGCAGTAGAGTCAGCCAACCAAAAGACTGATAAGGAAAATCAAGTCACAGCAAACGCTAAAGAGACCAAACAGGAAGAAGACGAACAGCCAGCAGCGAAGGAAGTTGCTTCGGAAAAACTCCCTGCCGCAGAGATTGTAGATAAGCAGTCAGGCTTCAATACTAATTTGGCAGAAGCCAAGGGAGACAAAAATGGAGTTTGGGAAGTCCGGGAACAAGGTCTTTATAGTGATGCCAGAGGCAAAGGTGATAGTTTCCTTTACTCTCAAAGTCAGGGCAAGGATTTTGTTTACTCAACGGATGTAACCTTCCTCAGTAAGGAAGGGGCGGCAGCCCTCATTTTCCGCAGTAATAATAATCCGGATGACAAGAGCAGCTATGCAGTTAATATTGATGGTGGCAGCAACAATGTGAAGTTTTGGCGTTGGCAAGGTGGGCGTGACTATCAGTTTATCAATGAAAAACATATTGAGCCAACGGATGATAATAAATATCGGCTCAAGGTTGTTTCTATCGGCTCTTGGGTATCCTACTATGTCAATGATATCCTAGTGGCCAACTCAGGAGATTACACGCTTCAGAGAGATGATAAGGGGCAGAATACATATCTGTCAGAAGGCTATTTTGGCTTACTTAACTGGAACAGTGAGCTGCTTTTTCAAAATACCTTTTATAAAGAAATCACTCCTCAGTCTAATCCCAAGTTGGAGGATATAAGGGTGACTTCTTCGGTTGGGAAAGTGGAACAGAAAGGTCAGTTTACTGCCCCTATTACCATCCAGTATGTCAAGCATGATGCTGAGAGTGTAGACTTGACTGTCGTAGCGAAAAATCCTGCTGCCAAGGTAAGCGTGACCGATGCTGCAGGTAGGGTCTATAGTGATTTGAAGAATATCCCGCTGGCAATGGGGGCAAACTATTTGACTGTGACCAGCACTGTGACCGATGCGGATGGGCAGGAGGTCAGCCTGACTTACCGGCTTAATGTCCATCGTCGGCAGGCAGATGAGGTATACTACAATGAGCTCTATCGCGGTCAGTACCACTATTCGGTCAAGGACGGTTGGGCCAATGATCCCAACGGGCTGGTTTATTACAAGGGAGTCTATCATTTCTTCTATCAGTTTTATGATGATACAAAGTGGGGACCTATGCACTGGGGCCATGCGACCAGCAAGGATTTGATTCATTGGGAAGAACAGCCGATTGCCTTTTATCCGGATGCTAATGGGGCTATGTTCTCAGGCTCTATCGTAGCAGATACCACCAATTCCTCTGGTTTGTTTGACAATGACCAGGGCGGTTTAGTCGCGCTGATTACTGCCGATGGAAACGGTCAGCGCATTAAGTTAGCCTACAGTAAAGATGAGGGCCGGACTTGGACGAAGCTTGATCAAATTGCAGCTGACTGGACGGATGATCCACTGCAATCTCAGGATTTTCGTGACCCCAAGGTCTTCCGTTGGGAGGGTAAATGGTTTATGGTCGTTGCAGGCGGACCGCTGAGAATTTATTCCTCTGATAATCTGCGTAATTGGAAGGTGGAGTCAACTTATGCGGATCTCCACACGGAGTGCCCAGATCTCTATCCTCTACTGGCAGACGATGGTAGTCTTAAGTGGGTCCTGTCTCGTGGCGGGCGCTCCTATAAGGTCGGTGATTTTAGACAGGTGGAGGGCAAGTGGACCTTCGTCCCAGATGCTGAGTTTGCTCAGGCTGATCAGATTATGAACTTTGGTAAAGACTCTTATGCGGCCATGACTTACTACGTTCAGGACTTTGGCAGCAAGGCTAATCCAACCCTACCTGACATTATCGAGTCTAACTGGATGAATACATGGGAAGACTACTGCAATCTGGTAGCCGATACCGTCGGTCAGAAGTTCAACGGCACCTTCAATCTTAACCTCAAACTAGGCCTTATCAAGCAAGACGGCAGCTATCGGCTGACTCAGACGCCAATAGCAGCCTATCAGTCTTTGCGTCAGGAAGACAAGGCTGTGTTGTATAAAGACGTGGAAGTTAGCGAGAAGAATGGGCTGTTGAAAGATTTTTCCGGTGATCAGTATGAAATTGTCTCTACTTTCCGGCCGAGTGAAACGACCAAGAAAATCGGTTTTAACCTGCGAGTTGGAGATGGAGAAGTGACTAGAGTTACCTATGATTTAGAAAAGGAAACTCTCTCTATTGACCGCAGCCGGTCCGGCATTCTTCTCAGTAATAAATTTGCTCAGGTGGATAGTCAGTCTGTCAAGCGCAATGCGGATGGCAGCATAGATCTGCATCTCTACGTAGATCGCTCCAGCCTAGAAGTCTTTGCCAAAGGATATACTGTAGCGGGTGCCAATCAGATTTTCCCTGCGCCAAATAGCCTTGCGGCTAGTGTTTTTGTAGAAGGTGGTGCTGCTAAGGCTGACATTGCTCTTTATCCGCTGAAGGGCATCTGGGAAGACAAGCAGGCAGTGACCAAACCACTGGAACTAGTGCAGGCTTCTCCTGTGACAAATAATATTTATGTCGGCGATACTTTGGATTTGAAAGCATATGTCATGCCAGCAAGTGTCTCTCAAGCGGTAAGCTGGAGTGTGGATCAGCCAGACCTGGTCTCTGTCACGGAAGATGGCAATAAGCTGCGAGTGACTGCTCTGCAAAGGGGTGTGGTCAAGGTAACGGCAACCTCTAAGGAAAATCCAAGTCTTTCCAAGGTCTTCACCATCAATATCAGTCGTAATGACTTTAAGACCAATGTTCCAGACTTAAAAGCTGTTTCCGGTAAGTGGTATGTCGACGGTGAAAGTCTCTATAATCAGAATACCAGCGCCAATGATTATTATATGGGAGGTCAGAAGATTCCTTTCTCTGAGTATAACTTGGATGTGGATCTCAAGTATCAAAAAGGCTTGATTAACATCTTCTATGCGTCTGAAAATGTTGATCCTCGCAATGCTTATTCTATTCAATTTGGCGATAATGATAAGATTCGACTTTACCGCTTTATGGGAGAGACGATTGCAGAAAGTAGCATGAATGGCAAGCATCTTAATGACGGCCAGTTCCACCATGTTAAGCTAGTGAAAACTAAAAATGGTGTCAGTGTATCTGTGGACGGTGTAGAATACCTGAACCACCAATTTGATACGGTTGAGCCCTATTATAATGATGCCTACGTCGGTCTGGGGCTTTGGGATGGGGACTTGGAAGCGCGCAATTTCTTTGTGACCAATCTTCATGCCCCAGCAGTTAATAAGGCTTCTCTGCAGAAAGTGGTAGACAGTACGGCTAGTCTAGATCCAAGCTTCTACACAGATGAGACAGTTCAGGCTTACCAGTCAGCCTTGACTCTAGCCCAGTCTCTCTTGGCAGATGAAAAAGCGGAGCAGGCAGATTTAGATAGAGCAGAGCAAGATCTGAAGACAGCTCTTGCTGCTCTGGCTGTGAAACCAAGTCATCAGGTCACTCCAGAAGAAGGGATAAAGGACCTAGTGGAAGAAAAGCCTTTCTTAGAAATCGTAATGGAAGAAATTGCATATCAGACTCGAGAACAGGAAAATCCAGAACTGGAAAGAGGTGAGCGGCGGATACTTGTAGCCGGCCAAAAAGGTCAAAAGCGAGTCTTTGTAGAAGTCTTGAACGGTCAGAGAAGCGTTCTCGGTCAGGAAGTGCTCTCTCTAGCAGTTGACGAACTAGTAGAAGTTGGCAGCAAGGTGGTGGCTGAAAGTGCTAAACAGCCTTTGACAAGGACCCAGCCTCAAGCTCTGAAGCAAGGTGAGGAAGGGAAAGTTATTCCGTCGCCAAGATTGCAGCCAAATTCAGATTCAGCTCTGCCTAAGACTGGCACTCAAGAAGATAAGTTTCTGCCTCTGGCTGGTTTAGCTTTTCTGGGAATGGGGCTTCTAGCTGGAAGAAAGAAGCAAGAAGACTAA
- a CDS encoding dihydrodipicolinate reductase, which produces MRNTKIRAVQYGCGKMSKVIFKYLLDHGVEIVGAIDNNPAVVGQDVGDFAELGYKTGVLISDNAERVFGECDADIAIVTIASYMPEMYNFFETAIKHGVNIITTCEEAIYPWTTSPSETNRLDKLAKEYGVTVMGSGMQDIYWINMPCLAMSGLNRIQKVKGIASYNVEDYGLALAEAHGAGYDSERFEKEIASAESLPSYMWNAAEAICSKMNWTIQDISQKSVPYILDEDVYSETLGRTVPAGQVTGMSAVTTIHTHQGIELEVECIGKVYRENDGDMCDWEITGEPNLVFSVSKPDTVALTCATIVNRIPSVLDAPAGYVTSELARELAYPTYPLHTYVEK; this is translated from the coding sequence ATGAGAAATACAAAAATTCGTGCTGTTCAGTATGGCTGCGGCAAGATGTCTAAAGTGATTTTCAAGTACCTACTGGATCACGGTGTAGAAATTGTCGGAGCTATTGATAACAATCCTGCTGTAGTAGGACAGGATGTTGGTGATTTTGCAGAGCTAGGCTATAAGACTGGCGTCCTGATTTCTGATAATGCTGAACGTGTCTTTGGAGAGTGTGACGCAGACATTGCCATTGTCACCATTGCTTCCTATATGCCAGAAATGTATAATTTTTTTGAAACAGCCATCAAGCATGGAGTTAATATCATCACGACCTGTGAGGAAGCTATCTACCCTTGGACGACGTCGCCATCCGAAACAAACCGCTTGGACAAGCTGGCCAAAGAATATGGTGTCACAGTAATGGGCTCAGGCATGCAGGATATTTACTGGATTAATATGCCTTGCTTGGCTATGTCTGGCCTTAATCGCATTCAAAAGGTGAAAGGGATTGCCAGCTATAATGTGGAAGATTATGGTCTGGCTTTGGCAGAAGCGCATGGTGCTGGTTACGATTCAGAGCGATTTGAAAAGGAAATTGCCAGTGCTGAGAGTCTGCCGTCCTATATGTGGAATGCTGCTGAAGCTATTTGCTCTAAGATGAACTGGACCATTCAGGATATTTCACAAAAGAGCGTTCCTTACATTTTGGATGAAGATGTTTATTCTGAAACGCTGGGACGTACAGTTCCGGCGGGGCAAGTAACAGGTATGTCAGCTGTGACAACCATTCATACCCATCAGGGAATTGAGTTGGAAGTAGAGTGTATTGGCAAGGTCTATCGTGAAAATGACGGCGATATGTGTGATTGGGAAATTACTGGCGAACCAAATCTAGTCTTCTCAGTCAGCAAGCCTGATACTGTAGCCTTGACCTGTGCCACTATCGTCAATCGAATCCCTTCTGTGTTAGATGCACCGGCAGGTTATGTAACCTCAGAGTTGGCGCGTGAGTTGGCCTATCCGACCTATCCGCTTCATACCTATGTGGAAAAATAA
- a CDS encoding AAA family ATPase, with protein sequence MINKLVIKNFRSIKNVRLSNIKKQLGLIGENSSGKSSILCALLVCLGERDIQSSDFRFNKYGKNEEKIFIGLGIELDYFSLQRLINYNSDENLILNSWLEEIKLDCKGKRQRDTTSKSYTRDFKKSFLSKLDSNASYNLQNLYFGFTINSDGQKLLRLYESNLNQEKQITSSNDVIKGIFDIILPPYAYLRDERGFEKESKGESDSTTNELFSLLLPLINKKSEKVSEDKLDNTPISKLSIPQINNYLLKRIQEEAKDLTESLNTNFKKYYNEEIEVKWIFSNELFKNLNIKTDFCIEGVQNSIDFQSIGSGTRSLYKMALLRTLLERQSEDDEPVLFLLEEPELYLYPKLEQQMENFIYDLSSKNQVIVTTHSPVSIKSFSIDSLYKVERKKETSNAVPVTKVSKLESKSQVTELLGYDITYLLGKDYIIFVEGPDDKRAYECLINKIFGEEKSSKFIAMTTVSKLSAAVSFDFLDQIRSRAKSIYIIDSDGMESEERKNSVVKELTMQDKTINKEELSSKILLTEYCMLECYTFEYRYLKQGINEDEYWNSVNEFLKNKKDDINILLKKRKKTELLDCDMFNVRDNFESVRKYGFNKKLVRAFRSAIGGQGFRSISDLNEDELSTSCKELIDKLKRYFD encoded by the coding sequence ATGATAAATAAGTTAGTAATAAAAAATTTTAGATCGATAAAAAATGTCAGATTATCAAATATAAAAAAACAATTAGGGTTAATCGGTGAAAATAGTTCAGGAAAAAGTTCAATATTGTGTGCACTTCTTGTTTGTCTCGGAGAGAGAGACATACAGTCTTCTGATTTCAGGTTTAATAAATATGGGAAGAATGAAGAAAAAATTTTTATTGGTTTGGGTATAGAACTTGATTATTTTTCTCTTCAAAGATTAATTAACTATAATTCTGATGAAAATTTAATTCTAAATTCATGGTTAGAAGAAATAAAATTGGACTGTAAGGGTAAGCGGCAAAGAGATACTACTTCAAAATCATATACAAGGGATTTTAAAAAATCTTTTCTTTCAAAACTTGATTCTAATGCATCCTATAATCTTCAAAATTTGTATTTTGGTTTTACAATTAATTCAGATGGACAAAAACTGCTTCGGTTGTATGAATCAAATTTGAACCAAGAGAAACAGATAACATCTTCCAATGATGTAATTAAAGGAATTTTTGACATCATATTGCCTCCATACGCTTACTTAAGAGATGAGCGAGGCTTTGAAAAAGAGAGTAAGGGAGAAAGTGATAGTACCACAAATGAACTATTTAGCTTATTGTTACCGTTGATAAATAAAAAGAGTGAAAAAGTAAGTGAAGATAAATTGGATAATACCCCTATTTCAAAATTATCAATCCCTCAAATTAATAATTATTTACTAAAAAGAATTCAAGAAGAAGCTAAAGATTTAACTGAAAGTTTGAATACTAACTTTAAAAAATACTATAATGAAGAAATTGAAGTTAAGTGGATATTTTCAAACGAATTATTTAAAAATTTGAACATCAAAACAGATTTTTGTATAGAAGGAGTTCAAAACTCTATTGATTTTCAATCTATTGGTTCAGGTACAAGAAGTTTGTATAAGATGGCTTTACTTCGAACTTTGTTAGAAAGACAGAGTGAAGATGATGAACCAGTCTTGTTTTTATTAGAAGAACCGGAATTATATTTGTATCCGAAATTGGAACAGCAAATGGAAAATTTTATTTATGATTTATCTAGTAAAAATCAGGTAATTGTTACAACACATTCACCAGTATCGATAAAAAGTTTTTCAATAGATTCGTTGTATAAAGTAGAAAGAAAGAAAGAAACATCTAATGCAGTTCCTGTTACCAAGGTTTCAAAGCTTGAAAGTAAGTCACAAGTAACTGAGCTACTAGGCTATGATATTACTTATTTGTTAGGAAAAGATTATATTATTTTTGTTGAAGGTCCAGATGATAAGAGAGCCTATGAATGTCTTATTAATAAAATTTTTGGAGAAGAAAAAAGTAGTAAATTTATAGCGATGACGACTGTATCAAAACTTTCAGCTGCTGTTAGTTTTGATTTCTTAGATCAAATACGCTCTAGAGCAAAAAGCATATATATTATTGATTCAGATGGTATGGAATCAGAAGAGAGAAAGAATAGTGTAGTAAAAGAATTGACTATGCAAGATAAGACAATAAACAAAGAGGAGCTATCCTCAAAAATACTTCTAACTGAGTATTGTATGTTGGAATGCTACACATTTGAGTATAGATATTTGAAACAAGGAATTAATGAGGATGAATATTGGAATTCGGTAAATGAGTTTTTAAAAAATAAGAAAGATGATATTAATATTTTGCTTAAAAAAAGAAAAAAAACCGAATTATTAGATTGCGATATGTTCAATGTGAGAGACAACTTTGAATCTGTAAGAAAATATGGATTTAATAAAAAGTTGGTGAGAGCTTTTAGAAGTGCAATTGGAGGACAAGGGTTTAGAAGCATATCAGATTTGAACGAAGATGAACTATCTACAAGTTGTAAAGAATTGATAGATAAACTAAAAAGATATTTTGACTAG
- a CDS encoding YcjF family protein, producing the protein MQINTDNIAQQCLNAINDKINNLKRLNIIVIGKSGVGKSTLINSLFRGNFADTGLGRPVTQEIRKIEKNGYPLAIYDTPGFELSYTQQESVKDEVIKLINNGYSSNDINEVIHCIWYCINVGSNRTFDSSEVEWLREFSEKNKTSKVPIIVVLTQSVPKKKALEMKAHVEQENLDVCKVVPILAQDMDFDEEYVAKAFGLDTLIDVMSEVLPTELQDTLQNIQKVSLESKKKHARAVIATAVAASFGEGFAPVPFADAFMLVPTQISMITGITVIFGLDINKTFLTAFVSSTLGSGGATFLGKTIVSNILKFIPGVGTAVGGTISGTTAGLITTALGEAYLFLMEQIFKGELSKEALGTPAGQKQMTKLFREQLSKKR; encoded by the coding sequence ATGCAAATCAATACAGATAATATTGCGCAGCAATGTCTCAACGCGATTAATGATAAAATTAATAATTTAAAAAGATTAAACATCATTGTAATTGGGAAATCAGGTGTCGGCAAAAGCACACTAATCAACAGTTTGTTTAGAGGTAATTTTGCTGATACTGGATTGGGTCGACCAGTAACTCAAGAAATTCGCAAAATTGAAAAAAACGGATATCCTTTGGCAATCTACGATACACCCGGCTTTGAATTGTCATATACCCAACAGGAGAGTGTCAAAGATGAAGTCATTAAACTAATTAACAACGGTTACTCTTCTAATGATATCAATGAGGTAATTCACTGCATTTGGTATTGTATTAATGTCGGTTCAAACCGTACTTTCGATAGTTCGGAAGTGGAATGGCTAAGAGAGTTTTCTGAGAAGAATAAAACGTCTAAGGTACCAATCATTGTTGTCCTTACTCAATCTGTACCTAAAAAGAAAGCACTAGAAATGAAAGCTCATGTTGAGCAGGAGAACTTAGATGTCTGTAAAGTTGTGCCTATTCTAGCTCAGGACATGGATTTTGATGAGGAATATGTCGCTAAAGCTTTTGGATTAGATACTCTGATTGATGTTATGTCTGAGGTCTTGCCAACTGAACTACAGGATACACTGCAAAATATCCAAAAAGTATCTCTGGAATCTAAAAAAAAACATGCTAGGGCAGTCATTGCAACTGCAGTAGCAGCAAGTTTTGGTGAAGGTTTCGCTCCGGTTCCATTCGCAGATGCCTTCATGCTTGTGCCGACTCAGATAAGCATGATTACTGGCATCACAGTAATATTTGGGCTTGATATAAATAAAACCTTTCTAACCGCCTTTGTATCCTCAACTTTAGGATCTGGGGGAGCAACATTCCTTGGAAAAACAATTGTTTCTAATATACTCAAATTTATTCCCGGAGTAGGAACGGCAGTTGGTGGAACAATTTCCGGAACTACTGCTGGATTAATTACAACAGCTTTGGGCGAGGCTTACCTATTTTTAATGGAACAAATATTTAAAGGAGAATTAAGCAAAGAAGCACTAGGTACTCCTGCCGGACAAAAACAAATGACAAAACTTTTTAGAGAACAATTATCTAAAAAAAGATAA
- a CDS encoding helix-turn-helix domain-containing protein, with translation MDFSERLKNLRKQAYLTQVDVADKLGISQPAYASWERGIKKPTQENLVKIAQVLNVSIDYLVGNSEEKSDELDNIELLFRMNSKGMTEEEREIFKKELIEFMEERKKY, from the coding sequence ATGGATTTTTCGGAACGTTTAAAAAATCTAAGAAAACAAGCATATTTAACCCAGGTAGATGTTGCTGACAAGTTAGGAATTTCGCAACCAGCTTATGCTTCATGGGAACGTGGAATTAAAAAACCAACACAAGAAAATCTGGTTAAGATTGCACAGGTATTAAATGTATCAATTGATTATTTAGTTGGTAACTCAGAAGAAAAATCAGATGAACTAGATAATATTGAATTGTTATTCCGTATGAACTCAAAAGGAATGACTGAAGAAGAAAGAGAAATCTTCAAGAAAGAATTAATTGAGTTTATGGAGGAGAGGAAAAAATATTAA
- a CDS encoding FanG protein has product MYSNIKLCRCQLQLHQNTDKKVVYQTLKSPAIEMIAGLNFNIQMIYLSKKGSEKGRVWTEI; this is encoded by the coding sequence ATGTATTCTAACATTAAACTTTGTAGATGTCAACTTCAGCTCCATCAAAATACAGATAAGAAGGTAGTGTACCAAACATTAAAAAGCCCTGCCATCGAAATGATAGCAGGGCTTAACTTCAATATCCAGATGATATATTTATCTAAAAAAGGTAGCGAAAAAGGCAGAGTTTGGACTGAAATATAG
- the cadX gene encoding Cd(II)/Zn(II)-sensing metalloregulatory transcriptional regulator CadX, with translation MKKDSICQVNIINQQNVTTATNYLEKEKVQKSLRILSKFTDNKQINIIFYLLAVEELCVCDIACLLNLSMASASHHLRKLANQNILDTRREGKIIYYFIKDEEIRDFFNQLG, from the coding sequence ATGAAAAAAGATAGTATATGCCAAGTGAATATTATAAATCAACAAAATGTTACAACCGCAACGAACTACCTTGAAAAGGAAAAAGTCCAAAAATCACTTCGTATTTTATCAAAGTTTACCGATAATAAACAGATAAATATCATCTTTTATCTCCTTGCTGTTGAAGAACTATGTGTCTGTGATATAGCCTGTTTACTAAATCTCAGTATGGCATCTGCCTCCCACCATCTTCGTAAACTAGCCAATCAAAACATCTTGGATACTAGAAGAGAGGGGAAAATTATATATTATTTTATAAAAGATGAGGAAATCAGAGATTTTTTTAATCAACTAGGATAA
- a CDS encoding CadD family cadmium resistance transporter — MIQNVVTSIILYSGTAVDLLIILMLFFAKRKSRKDIINIYLGQFLGSVSLILLSLLFAFVLNYIPSKEILGLLGLIPIFLGLKVLLLGDSDGEAIAKDGLRKDDKNLIFLVAMITFASCGADNIGVFVPYFITLNLANLIVALLTFLVMIYLLVFSAQKLAQVPSVGETLEKYSRWFIAVVYLGLGMYILIENNSFDMLRTVFG; from the coding sequence ATGATTCAAAATGTTGTTACTTCAATAATCCTGTATTCTGGGACAGCCGTAGACTTACTTATTATCCTAATGTTATTTTTTGCCAAAAGAAAAAGCAGAAAAGACATCATTAACATCTATTTAGGACAATTTCTAGGCTCTGTTAGTCTAATATTGCTAAGTTTACTTTTTGCATTTGTCTTAAATTATATTCCTAGTAAAGAGATTTTAGGTTTGCTCGGTTTGATTCCAATTTTCCTAGGACTCAAAGTTTTGCTTTTAGGAGATTCTGATGGAGAAGCTATTGCAAAAGATGGTTTGCGCAAAGATGATAAAAACCTGATTTTTCTAGTCGCTATGATTACTTTTGCAAGTTGTGGTGCTGACAATATTGGTGTTTTTGTCCCATATTTTATTACCTTAAATTTAGCGAATTTGATAGTGGCTTTACTTACTTTTCTAGTCATGATTTATCTCTTGGTTTTTTCTGCCCAAAAATTGGCACAAGTCCCTTCTGTTGGAGAAACTTTGGAAAAATATAGCAGATGGTTTATTGCCGTTGTTTATTTAGGATTAGGGATGTATATCCTGATTGAAAATAACAGCTTTGACATGCTAAGGACTGTGTTCGGCTAG